Within the Saccharomyces mikatae IFO 1815 strain IFO1815 genome assembly, chromosome: 11 genome, the region ccTGATGAGTTAGGCAACGATTTTGATGTGTGCGACttaaaatatcaatttGGGCACCGACAGCATCAGTCCTTTACCCCGAAAGGAATGGTTAGTTCCAGTTCCCACTCACTGAAGCATCTCAATCAACCaccttcatcatcatcttctaattTGTTTCACAAACCAGCCTCTCAGCCTCAGCCACAACACCGGAGCCCCTTTCACGAGAGGCATAAGACTACTGTTTTGCCAAATTTGGGACCCGAACCTTCTAAATATATTGGATCTTTACCTTACGCTTCCCcagaacttttgaaatattcGGATACAAGACGTTCAAGATCGATCGAAATGCATATTTATGATTCACCGGATTCTTCACAATCAGAAATTAGTGCagtatcatcatcttcctctAATTTATCTTCTATATCATCCTCCGCAGACGCACCTGTAGTCACCAAATCTGGAGCAACTGTAAATTCACCATCTAATTTCTCAACGGACTTACCATGTATTATCTCTCCATTAGGACCAGCGTCTGATATATGGGCCTTGGGAGTAATGCTATATACCATGTTAGTAGGAAAATTACCTTTCAATCATGAGTTCGAACCGAGGTTACGCTCTCTGATTAAAGCAGGCGATTTTGACCGATTCTCTTTAGCACAAGTCTGCAAATTTGACAGAAAACGTAAGGAAGATATGATTGGTCAAGGCCTGTATGATACAGTTATTGGATGTTTGACTATCGATTTGGACAAGAGATggaaacttgaaaaaatagatGAGGTTCTCAAAAAGGAAATGGAACTAAGCGCGACCAATATTGGTGAAAAAGGCATATGACTTATGACTTATGATTTACgattgatgatattgatttgcattaagaaaaacatATGAAGTTTGTTCTTTGTACTTCCCATTCTCACTTCTTTATAAATTGTAACGAACTCacttattattataaaaaaatacgtAGATAACTAAATGCAGTAATGTCAGTTAATAGGATATCTAATATTGATTGCTTCTTAGTGCCTTGATCAGTCATTTAGTAATATTTATTGTGTTTCGTGTAACATGCGCAACTTTTCTAGGATTTTAGACGGCTTTTTAAGCGTTTCATTAAAACGAcagattgaagaaaaggcaCTACCAGTAGGGGCCAAATAATCTTCGAAGTGTGGGTATTAACATAGCCAATTTGAAGAACGGTAACTAACCAACTTTTTgagattgaaaagaaagtcatATTTTTGACATTGCAACATGATTTTTCTCAAATCTGTTATAAAAGTAATCGATAACTCAGGAGCGCAATTAGCTGAGTGTATTAAAGTAATAAGAAAAGGTTCTCCTAAGAGCCCAGCAATTGTAGGAGACAGAATAGTCTGTGTTATTCAAAAAGCAAAACCCTTAACTCAAAACATCACAGGAACAGCCAATACGAACCGTGTTAAGAAAGGTGATATTTGTCATGCAATTATTGTAAGATCTAAACAGCGCAATATGTGCAGAAAGGATGGCTCTATGATTGCGTTTGGAGACACTGCCTGTGTTTTGATTAATAAGAACACCGGTGAACCTCTAGGGACAAGAATCATGGCCAACGATGGTTGTGTAGATAGAACACTAAAGGACAAGGGATTCAATAAGATATGCTCTTTAGCTAGTAGGGTCATATAAGAATAACATGAAAGAGATCCTTGCCAGTTATTAATGACATAATAAAGGAACCTCAATCTAAAAATAAGGCTCATTTGTCATTATATAATCAATCACCTGTATATAATTCTCAAGTTTAAATATGTGGCTTTTGCTTTGCCAACTCATACACAGCACTACTGAAGTGTTGGTTGTAAAATTACATTATGTGTCATTCTGATGATAACATTCCTGAATATAATGAATACAAAATCCTCATGCAGAGTCATATATTAGACAACAAATCGTTTGCCTCATCCACGGCAAATCTAAAAGTTGGTCGACAGAAATTCTCTTGCTAGGTTCCCATTGAAATATACGATATAGTGc harbors:
- the MRPL38 gene encoding mitochondrial 54S ribosomal protein uL14m (similar to Saccharomyces cerevisiae MRPL38 (YKL170W); ancestral locus Anc_1.179) gives rise to the protein MIFLKSVIKVIDNSGAQLAECIKVIRKGSPKSPAIVGDRIVCVIQKAKPLTQNITGTANTNRVKKGDICHAIIVRSKQRNMCRKDGSMIAFGDTACVLINKNTGEPLGTRIMANDGCVDRTLKDKGFNKICSLASRVI